A single genomic interval of Zingiber officinale cultivar Zhangliang chromosome 4A, Zo_v1.1, whole genome shotgun sequence harbors:
- the LOC121972907 gene encoding uncharacterized protein LOC121972907 translates to MVGDHVFIKIAPIKGVMRFGMKGKLSPRFIGPFEIIDRVGTLAYRVALSLNLAGVHNVFHVSMLRKYMSNPSHVLNYASLQLTLGLAYEEKSEQILDIQERKLRRRTIKMVKVKWLNHPDEEATCTWEIESNIRDHYPEFFGNEETVGLDG, encoded by the exons ATGGTTGGTGACCATGTCTTCATAAAGATAGCACCCATAAAGGGTGTTATGCGGTTTGGGATGAAGGGTAAACTTAGTCCCAGATTCATTGGACCTTTTGAGATCATAGATAGGGTGGGAACATTGGCATACAGGGTGGCCTTATCACTGAATCTTGCAGGGGtgcacaatgtgtttcatgtatcGATGCTGAGAAAGTACATGTCAAATCCTTCGCACGTCTTGAACTATGCATCGTTGCAACTTACACTGGGTCTAGCCTATGAGGAGAAGTCGGAGCAGATTTTAGACATACAAGAGAGGAAGCTGCGAAGGAGGACGATCAAGATGGTCAAAGTAAAATGGTTGAATCACcccgacgaggaggctacttgtacTTGGGAGATCGAGTCGAACATAAGGGACCATTACCCAGAGTTTTTTG GTAATGAGGAGACAGTAGGACTTGATGGATGA